In Electrophorus electricus isolate fEleEle1 chromosome 14, fEleEle1.pri, whole genome shotgun sequence, a single window of DNA contains:
- the arhgap23b gene encoding LOW QUALITY PROTEIN: rho GTPase-activating protein 23 (The sequence of the model RefSeq protein was modified relative to this genomic sequence to represent the inferred CDS: deleted 1 base in 1 codon): MLASRRPGSGAPAPAVKEWSFEFPVGVDCSDPEPRCIWLTALRNTQVRPTLVQVPYRDMMHRYLCRAKEQRDEVPSSNESAHPASAEGVAWKGPRTVVVQKNTQGFGFTLRHFIVYPPESAFHSSLKDEENGNGKANQRGRLEPMDTIFVKSVREKGPAHQAGLCTGDRLVKVNGENVLGKTYTQVIALIQSSASVLELSIMPKDEDVLQLAYSQDAYLKGNEPYTGVAENLPEPPPICYSRSKPTPAAAAQTLGPPDNLNCRPSEGHAAEDGPGDAGRRSDGPGRGAPGHHRARSSSSAGIAVSPLDFHFANHNAAIASASLPHPRKNGQARNRLCHQALADWYHSQAAGGAGLAATHRQHGGSQERLPEAGHAAWPHSASQETLLHHYGGGAGANWATAWGPPSGRSCSENLLAAYAGHEQGYGCSLESLGQAALVSTRYGKQVWPQQGGPAGRAEERPGPAQERGAVSPAAPQAGQGSGLTRKQADLHPQMTAQPRRLPARAADDQTVGYCSYSPSFCRKAGHLMQQAHSFRDASYAHAHLGWTPTPKASPSDSAPSLAPEASPLPPSSVTEDSVKTSSGGERELEGGVDPAPHAQEVLLRQKPPSGRPTHVARHLPEPAVASAPAARAEDAHPQSLPLEHNSLASIPFIDEPTSPSVDLLTQHVPASAVVSGGPCQVPALAGLPGSSPLASPLTRLLDTDGSNMKNSRRSSYLLAVTTERSKSCDEGLNVFREEGRVLSRLPKRVKSFFTDGSLESLRAAEDARSKRHSTSELGSITLTDVRKEGWLHYKQILTEKGKKVGGAMRPWKRAFSVLRTHSLFLYKDKREAVLHGAGTLGRGSGSGQGEDEQPISIRGCLIDIAYSETKRKHALRLTTQDFCEYLLQAEDRDDMLSWIRVIRENSKTDSEELGFSRQALINKKLNDYRKQSPTGNKPDTSPRLHRIVQPFLLSRTDSAPGANRALRTDGKEASSAPKAPWSINIMKKGKKAGPKAFGVRLEDCPPGANNKFVPLIVEICCSLVEGIGLEYTGIYRVPGNNAMVCTLQEQLNKGMDINTTEERWQDLNVISSLLKSFFRKLPEPLFTDDKYNDFIEANRLEDAGDRLKTMRKLVHDLPDHHYHTLKFLVGHLKRVADHAEKNKMEPRNLALVFGPTLVRTSEDNMTAMVTHMPDRYKIVETLIQHYDWFFSEEADKDEKTPEDQQDEQRVPNIDHLLSNIGRTAPLGEASDSTISDSAKSKQGSVSSKKDVSAKDFLPLSIISAVTRKRKKHQNACPTDSSSDEDSEHEPVKSSNYGGLSESAGAEVDEGGGEREAERGSQAEKVHGKGGGAEGGTGSEEEAKQQVGEKGSWACQQEDGSARAGVDAGPRQSSAGRPASPTCDGTTFAHRLGQANPVARKKLRGERARPRSLHAERGRLGEELARVKASLVRGQERLRQAMSPSREPPLQQGWLGQVQANLLASANDLWRSGAQWRHASPETRRRRRDWRRHTVVGGVPTEG; encoded by the exons ATGCTAGCATCAAGGCGCCCGGGCTCCGGGGCCCCGGCTCCAGCCGTTAAGGAGTGGAGCTTTGAGTTCCCGGTGGGCGTGGACTGCAGCGACCCCGAGCCACGCTGCATATGGCTGACGGCCCTGAGGAATACGCAAGTCCGGCCCACCCTGGTACAGGTCCCCTACAGGGACATGATGCACCGGTATCTCTGCAGG GCAAAAGAGCAAAGAGATGAGGTTCCGTCGTCCAATGAGAGCGCTCACCCGGCGTCTGCGGAGGGCGTGGCGTGGAAGGGGCCTCGCACCGTGGTCGTGCAGAAGAACACCCAGGGCTTTGGCTTCACGCTGAGACACTTCATCGTGTACCCGCCAGAGTCTGCCTTCCACTCCTCTCTGAAG gatgaggaaaatggaaatggaaaag CGAATCAGAGGGGCCGTCTGGAGCCCATGGACACCATATTTGTaaagagtgtgagggagaagggTCCTGCCCACCAAGCTGGGCTTTGCACAG GGGACAGGCTGGTGAAGGTGAACGGAGAGAATGTCCTGGGCAAAACCTACACTCAGGTCATAGCGCTGATCCAAAGCAG TGCGAGCGTGCTAGAGCTGTCAATCATGCCTAAAGACGAGGACGTGCTCCAGCTG GCGTACTCACAGGACGCCTATCTTAAAGGCAATGAGCCGTACACAGGGGTGGCCGAGAACCTTCCGGAACCTCCTCCCATCTGCTACTCGCGCAGCAAGCCCACCCCTGCTGCGGCGGCTCAGACCCTCGGCCCCCCCGACAACCTGAACTGCAGGCCTTCAGAGGGCCACGCAGCAGAGGACGGCCCCGGGGACGCAGGCCGGCGCTCGGACGGGCCGGGCCGCGGTGCTCCGGGCCACCACCGCGcccgctcctcttcctcagcggGCATAGCCGTCAGCCCGCTGGACTTCCACTTCGCCAACCACAACGCGGCCATTGCCTCGGCCTCGCTGCCCCACCCCCGCAAGAACGGACAGGCGCGCAACAGACTATGCCACCAGGCGCTGGCCGATTGGTACCACAGCCAGGCGGCGGGGGGCGCGGGTCTGGCCGCTACCCACCGCCAGCACGGAGGCTCTCAGGAGCGGCTGCCGGAGGCGGGGCACGCAGCCTGGCCCCACAGCGCCTCTCAGGAGACGCTCCTCCACCACTACGGAGGAGGCGCAGGGGCGAACTGGGCCACCGCGTGGGGGCCACCGTCCGGCCGCTCCTGCTCAGAGAACCTGCTGGCCGCCTACGCGGGGCACGAACAGGGCTATGGCTGCTCGCTGGAGTCGCTGGGCCAGGCGGCTCTGGTCTCGACCCGCTACGGGAAACAGGTGTGGCCCCAGCAGGGGGGCCCCGCGGGCCGGGCAGAGGAACGGCCCGGCCCCGCCCAGGAGCGCGGCGCCGTTTCCCCGGCGGCGCCACAAGCGGGGCAGGGCTCCGGCCTCACCCGGAAGCAGGCGGACCTCCACCCTCAGATGACGGCGCAACCCAGACGGCTCCCCGCCCGGGCCGCAGACGACCAGACAGTGGGCTACTGCAGCTACAGCCCGTCCTTCTGCCGCAAGGCCGGCCACCTCATGCAGCAGGCGCACTCCTTCAGGGATGCCTCCTACGCCCACGCCCACCTCGGCTGGACGCCCACGCCCAAAGCCAGCCCCTCGGACAGCGCACCCTCTTTGGCCCCGGAGGCCTCCCCTCTGCCCCCGTCCTCTGTCACCGAGGACTCGGTGAAGACGAGCTCCGGAGGcgagagggagctggag gggggggtggacCCCGCTCCTCACGCACAGGAGGTCCTCCTCAGGCAAAAGCCCCCGTCCGGCAGACCCACCCACGTCGCACGCCACCTCCCCGAGCCTGCCGTGGCCTCGGCCCCTGCCGCGCGGGCGGAAGATGCTCACCCGCAGAGCCTGCCGCTGGAGCACAACTCCCTGGCCTCTATTCCATTCATAG ACGAGCCCACCAGCCCCAGTGTGGACCTTCTCACCCAGCACGTGCCCGCCTCTGCCGTGGTGTCCGGCGGCCCGTGCCAAGTGCCCGCCCTCGCCGGCCTCCCAGGCTCCTCTCCCCTCGCCTCCCCACTCACCCGCCTCCTCGACACGGACGGCA GCAACATGAAGAACAGCCGGCGCTCCTCATACCTGCTGGCCGTGACCACCGAGCGTTCTAAGTCATGTGACGAGGGTCTGAACGTATTCCGGGAGGAGGGCCGCGTGTTGTC GAGATTACCGAAAAGAGTCAAAAGCTTCTTCACAGACGGG tcgcTGGAGAGCCTCCGAGCGGCGGAGGACGCCCGCTCCAAACGCCACTCCACCTCGGAGCTGGGCAGCATCACGCTGACAGACGTCAGGAAGGAGGGCTGGCTGCACTACAAACAGATCCTCACCGAGAAGGGCAAG AAGGTGGGCGGAGCCATGCGGCCGTGGAAACGTGCCTTCTCCGTGCTGCGCACCCATTCACTCTTCCTCTACAAGGACAAGCGGGAGGCCGTGCTCCACGGGGCTGGGACGCTGGGGCGCGGGTCCGGCAGTGGGCAGGGGGAGGACgagcagccaatcagcatccGCGGCTGCCTGATCGACATCGCGTACAGCGAGACCAAGCGCAAGCACGCGCTGCGCCTCACCACGCAGGACTTCTGCGAGTACCTGCTGCAGGCCGAGGACCGCGACGACATGCTCAGCTGGATCCGGGTGATCCGTGAGAACAGCAAGACTGACAGCGAG GAGCTGGGATTCTCCAGACAGGCCCTCATCAATAAGAAACTGAATGACTACAGGAAACAAAG CCCGACAGGGAACAAGCCAGACACGTCGCCTCGACTCCACCGTATAGTGCAGCCTTTCCTCCTGTCCAGGACCGACAGTGCCCCGGGAGCCAACCGCGCGCTCAGGACAGACGGCAAGG AAGCAAGCAGTGCCCCCAAGGCTCCGTGGAGCATCAACATCatgaagaaggggaagaaggcgGGCCCTAAAGCCTTCGGGGTGCGACTGGAGGACTGCCCACCAGGGGCCAATAATAAG TTTGTCCCCCTGATCGTGGAGATCTGCTGCAGCCTGGTGGAGGGGATCGGCCTGGAGTACACGGGCATCTACCGGGTGCCGGGGAACAACGCCATGGTGTGTACACTGCAGGAGCAGCTCAACAAGGGCATGGACATCAACACCACGGAGGag AGGTGGCAGGACCTGAACGTCATCAGCAGTCTCCTCAAGTCTTTCTTCAGGAAGCTTCCAGAACCTCTTTTCACCGACG ACAAATACAACGATTTCATCGAGGCTAACCGCTTAGAGGATGCAGGGGATCGGCTCAAGACCATGAGGAAGCTG GTTCATGACTTGCCTGATCATCACTACCACACCCTTAAATTTCTGGTTGGCCACCTTAAGAGAGTGGCAGACCATGCGGAGAAGAATAAG ATGGAGCCCAGAAACCTCGCCCTGGTCTTTGGCCCCACGCTGGTGCGCACCTCGGAGGACAACATGACGGCCATGGTCACGCACATGCCCGACCGCTACAAGATCGTGGAGACGCTCATTCAGCAC TACGATTGGTTCTTCAGCGAGGAAGCGGACAAGGACGAGAAG ACCCCTGAGGACCAACAGGACGAGCAGCGCGTCCCAAATATCGACCACCTCCTCTCCAACATCGGCAGGACTGCCCCGCTCGGGGAGGCCTCAG ATTCCACCATCAGCGACTCAGCTAAATCCAAG CAGGGATCCGTGAGTTCAAAAAAAGATGTGAGCGCCAAGGACTTCCTGCCCCTGTCCATCATATCTGCTGTGACCCGGAAGAGAAAGAAGCACCAGAACGCCTGCcccactgacagcagcagcgACGAAGACTCGGAGCACGAGCCGGTCAAATCCAGCAACTACGGCGGGCTGAGCGAGAGCGCGGGAGCAGAAGTGGatgaaggaggtggagagagggaggcagagagaggaagccAGGCCGAAAAGGTGCACGGGaagggtggaggagcagagggaggcaCGGGGTCAGAAGAGGAGGCCAAGCAGCAGGTGGGAGAAAAGGGAAGCTGGGCTTGCCAGCAGGAAGATGGCAGCGCGCGAGCAGGCGTGGACGCCGGGCCACGGCAAAGCTCCGCAGGCCGGCCCGCCAGCCCCACCTGCGACGGCACCACCTTCGCCCACCGCCTCGGCCAAGCCAACCCCGTGGCACGGAAGAAGTTGCGCGGGGAGAGGGCGCGTCCCCGTTCCCTGCACGCGGAGCGCGGTCGGCTCGGAGAGGAGCTGGCCCGGGTCAAGGCCTCGCTCGTGCGAGGGCAGGAAAGGCTGCGTCAGGCCATGTCTCCCAGCCGGGAGCCCCCCCTGCAGCAGGGCTGGTTGGGCCAGGTCCAGGCCAACCTCCTGGCCTCCGCCAACGACCTGTGGAGGTCAGGGGCCCAGTGGCGGCACGCATCCCCAGAGACGCGCCGCAGGAGGAGAGACTGGAGGCGCCACACGGTGGTGGGCGGCGTTCCTACAGAGGGCTAA
- the hexim1 gene encoding protein HEXIM1, producing the protein MELITSDAKPEADSRGRQRDEKQSVISEKQVQQSQLELCPGLVSGDAHPMCRARDRSDPEPKAGDAASDDALPAEKASGNEQDEKETPGKKQSGCTGASSEGLSDGRQGKKKHRRRPSKKKRRWKPYFKLTWEEKKELDERETERASRVRAEMFAKGLPVAPYNTTQFLMEEHDREEPDLNTELCGRRSFGASRSEDTASEEDRFEAAEEEEEEEGGGGGGSDGMGRPGHAGGEFLQRDFSETYERYHVETLQNMSKQELVKEYLELEKCMSRLEEENNWLRHVRRSSDAPGDGAQRVRELECEVERLRALNSQLLCRHHAAGGAGLNGSRAGPDTGHAAGEGAQ; encoded by the coding sequence ATGGAGCTTATTACAAGTGATGCTAAGCCGGAGGCTGACAGCAGGGGGCGACAAAGAGACGAGAAGCAGAGTGTGATCTCTGAGAAACAAGTGCAGCAGAGTCAGCTGGAGCTCTGTCCCGGACTCGTGTCTGGAGATGCGCACCCGATGTGCCGTGCTCGGGACAGGAGTGATCCCGAACCCAAGGCCGGCGACGCCGCAAGTGACGATGCGCTCCCCGCGGAGAAGGCGTCCGGTAACGAGCAGGACGAGAAGGAAACGCCGGGCAAAAAGCAGTCTGGCTGCACTGGCGCAAGTTCCGAGGGCCTGTCTGACGGCCGCCAGGGCAAGAAGAAACACCGGCGGCGACCCTCCAAAAAGAAGAGGCGCTGGAAGCCGTACTTCAAATTAACTTGGGAAGAGAAGAAGGAGCTGGACGAGCGGGAGACCGAGCGGGCGTCGAGGGTGAGAGCCGAAATGTTTGCCAAAGGTCTCCCCGTCGCCCCATACAACACGACTCAGTTCTTGATGGAAGAGCACGACCGGGAGGAGCCGGATCTCAACACGGAGCTGTGCGGCCGGAGATCCTTCGGGGCGAGCCGGTCGGAGGACACGGCGAGCGAGGAAGACCGTTTTGAGGcggcggaggaggaggaggaggaggaaggcggcggcggcggcggcagcGATGGCATGGGCCGACCGGGCCACGCGGGCGGCGAGTTTCTGCAGAGGGACTTTTCCGAGACCTACGAAAGATATCACGTGGAGACGCTGCAGAATATGTCCAAGCAAGAACTGGTTAAAGAGTACCTGGAGCTGGAGAAGTGCATGTCGCGGTTGGAGGAGGAGAACAACTGGCTACGCCACGTCCGGAGGAGCTCCGACGCCCCGGGCGACGGGGCACAGCGTGTGCGGGAACTGGAGTGCGAGGTGGAGAGACTGAGGGCTCTGAACAGCCAGCTGCTGTGCCGCCATCACGCCGCCGGGGGGGCAGGACTGAACGGCTCCAGAGCAGGGCCTGACACGGGACACGCAGCTGGGGAGGGCGCCCAGTAA